A stretch of the Thermofilum adornatum genome encodes the following:
- a CDS encoding DUF359 domain-containing protein — MEETDWSLLRMKSTSECRNMLSYSWGYLFYEDPPLSVDRAIEAINDSRFGKNIILVGDVVSVNFFRRGWGDIFVVDSKTRRNISIRQEDAYGTFLKCKNPAGTISRECFEVFKTAFKLLEEKKTPIFVQVDGEEDLLSLVALYLCPAGASWIIYGHFKGFICAIPCTPYFKNVAKRLIEGCFEKR, encoded by the coding sequence ATGGAGGAGACTGATTGGAGCTTGTTAAGAATGAAGTCTACAAGTGAGTGTAGGAACATGCTCTCCTATTCATGGGGATACTTGTTTTACGAGGATCCCCCTCTGTCTGTAGATAGGGCCATCGAGGCGATTAATGATTCACGTTTTGGCAAGAATATTATCTTGGTAGGAGACGTCGTTTCTGTCAACTTTTTTAGGAGGGGATGGGGCGACATATTCGTCGTGGATTCTAAGACTAGGAGAAACATTTCTATACGCCAGGAAGACGCGTATGGAACATTTTTGAAGTGTAAGAATCCGGCCGGAACTATTTCTAGGGAATGTTTTGAAGTTTTCAAGACTGCTTTCAAGCTGTTAGAAGAGAAAAAGACCCCCATTTTCGTTCAGGTTGATGGCGAAGAAGACCTACTTTCACTTGTAGCACTATACTTATGTCCTGCGGGAGCATCATGGATTATTTACGGACACTTTAAGGGCTTTATCTGCGCTATCCCCTGTACTCCATATTTTAAGAATGTCGCTAAGAGGCTCATCGAGGGGTGCTTCGAGAAGCGCTAA